From the Chanodichthys erythropterus isolate Z2021 chromosome 9, ASM2448905v1, whole genome shotgun sequence genome, the window CACTAGAGCAAGAATGAACCACATTATACATTCATTCTTGATCAATATACCCACGCACTCAAGATAGTCTTTATATTGTACCTGTTGGCGAGCAGCTGTGACTTTGTCCCTGATGGTGAGGTTAGGTTGATTGACAGGTCTCCTCGTCGCGGGTGTGTAATTGTTATACGTACAACCACATGCTCCAGATAAATAACATGATGGTTTGCATTATCCGTGCAGCCTGTTGCCTTGTACACGGAACGAACAACATGCTCTGGACGGATGGTTCTACAGGAAggaaattgttttatttgagcCTTTATTATTACTTATATAACGTTATCAATGTGGCCTACTGTCTCATGTTGCATTGTTGCTGTTGCATTATGGATACCTGATTTGTTTATCAGCATTTTCCACACAGATATGCTGTGAGGGAACCTGTTTCCAGCGTTCTGCCTCTTTCACCATGGCCTCTGCATCCATCAGCCCAAAGCCATACAGGTGACTGACTGTAAGAATATGTACAACTTAACtgttcaacaaaaaaataacaatatgtACACAGATTTAGAGTTGTTATGAAGACCAAAATTACCATCAATCATGATGCAGATTACTGTTGTAAAAGGGGAAAATGTATTGTTCAGCATAGTCTGGAAAACCCAGAAAACTGAGAGTACTCAGAAGTGTCACTACCTATCTGGTGGTTAAAACAACACAGGGCAGcttaaagaaatgaaaaaagcTGTTACCATTATAACCAGCTGCATTGGTTTTCCAATCAGGAGCGCTGAGATGGCCAGCACGAGACGTCTTCACTATAATGTGTTGTACATCTCGCCACGTCAGGAAAGGACTGCAACAGAGAGTCAAAAATCAGTCATAGCTTATCAAATTGCTTGGTCATAGCCAGAGTTCGATTGCTCTCCCCTTTCCTTCCCCCACTGGTTGCtgttcacattttattatttgggTCCGGACCACGGTACACTTGCGTCATCAAGCTGCAGCTGTGTACAGTGCCCATATTTCTAGGTAATGGCTATAAAAGAGAAGACGCCACAATTGTTTTCCGAAtcacttttgttgttgttgttgttttccaaCTTTTGGTTTTGTTTCAAGTATAAATACAGAAAGCTACTTGTGTCTATCTGCTGCAAAAgtactaaaaatgttttttaaaaaaaagaagaaaaaaagcgTGCTCTTCGCTCAAATCAGTTTGTGTGGAGGCAAGCAGAAATTATCTCTCTAATTTCAGTGTCGCTTGCCTAGGTGAGTAAGCATACACAGACATACACACTAGGGCTGGGGGGTATGATGATATATTTTGTTACCACAGTATAAAATGTCTATCATTAGAGATTTTGCTATATCGTATATATCACAGTATGTAAAGATATAGCACTACTGACACTTTAGAGTGATGAAATGCATGAGAATATAAAGTGAGAGACGTGCttgattttaaaaatagttttaagtGCAATATTCCCTGAAAAGGAATGACTGGCACACTGCCAAAGTACACACACAGAAAGCTGCCTCTCTCAGAAGGCGATCGCGAATTTGGAATTTTGGATGTGCTCGATAttaaaaagtgatattaaaaACAACTCAATGCGGTGCATGTGTACAGAAAGCCGCACATCTCAGCATGCGATCCTgaattcagttctctttcacgtcttacTGTGCTTGAATGGTCGAACACACATGCAATTGTGTCAAAATggccatcgtgtggagtattcATGTAAATACAGCCGCTTATGTTTCAAGTAAAAGTAAACAGTTGGGTGTAAACCAGGATGTGTATCAGTAAAATGGATCCGTgcatttggtcttaaagtgacagcagcctaatatacctgctgctctgtgtcattaatgtgaatcaaataaaaataaatgtacatttaattcatacagtgaagactatgcaatattttatttttccatctgattattacatttctgtactaATTCCAACTACGTTAAATAAACCTATTAtacctgaaaaacttaaaggtgccatcgaatgaaaaattgaatataccttggcatagttgaataacaagagttcagtacatggaaatgacatacagtgagtctcaaacaacattgtttcctccttcttatataaatctcatttgtttaaaagacctccgaagaacaggcgaatctcaacataacaccaactgttacgtaacagtcgggatcattaatatgtacgcccccaatatttgcatatgccagcccatagTCAAGGCATTatacaagccagtattaacatctggatgtgcacagctgaatcatcagattaggtaagcaagcaagaatagcgaaaaatggcaaatggagcaataataactgacatgatccatgataacatgatatttttagtgatatttgtaaattgtctttctaaatgtttcgttagcatgttgctaatgtactgttaaatgtggttaaagttaccattgtttcttactgtattcacggagacaagagccgttgccattttcatttttatacacttgtagtctgtataattcatcaCATCAAACACaccttcattctttataaatctcttcaacagtgtgtaatgttaactttagccacggagcactatcaaactaattcagaatcaaatgtaaacatccgaataaatactatactcacatgattcaatgcatgcatgcagtatgcatgacgaacatttggTAAAGagccatttgagggttatattagctgtgtgaactttgtaaatgcactgtattgtTGAGAGCTCCGAGGGAGGCAGGGAGcgtgaggatttaaaggggccatgcCGCTTAATCGATGcatatttaaaggtacaatttgtaaaatttttgcagtaaaatatccaaaaaccactaggctaatgttatatattttgtccagctgattactaacaatatctctaatgttttcaactacttgtaaatcatgagaaaattcccattctaaacagtgacacggggcagtgcagtcgcctgtcaatgacgcagttaactttgttaccgcctttactgaaatagaaaccacatgacaacagtgccgtggacaaatgcggaagtagtgtctagcgtccagcaaaccactagcttgcttcaagcagttccttatttacttcttgcacgttttatggtggattgtgttaattatttatggaacataattactatgGAGTCAaaataatgccttaaagttttgcacaaaaatatagttttgaaaaacacaaaaaagaattgagcaataaaaaaatgttttgcaaacaaaaataaagaattgcaaaggaaaaataaagtattgagcagaaaaaaataagttttgcaaacaaaaataataaattgcaaaataaaataaagtagtgcaaatagtcctattttatctttgccacatatttttcatgctcaaacctactaaatcatttgcaacgctcattttattctgcgtttcagtcaagcgtgcgctcacgataccggttttcttttgcgctgcactgttctgtgcggatctctttatggcactggtttgacgtgggggtggagtcaagaaacgggggcacgcccccgcgaaatgcattggaggggaacgtaatcagcgacaggtgaaataattctttgacatggtgaaaaataatgaatggtttgtttttgttggtttgtttagcatatgttgtcgcaaattacgaccccctccaatgcatttcttatagtaatatgacctgttgtgctctgtctcactgcctgtatccacttttgtgtccttaaacattcgttttttggggtcgacagcttataaaaacttatttctgggttttttagcttgttagctgtacaccttgtcacacagcagcttttaggcattgttctgttttttgtaatgagtcagaaaagacaaggaggcagcctcatgcattacaaagtcaatggagacggttggattgtttttcccCCGGTGGGcatggttttcagattataataaatgcgctctgtctctatgcttgatctgttctgttgcgatctgcgtctcctgtcgatgacgtgtttcgcgggggcgtgcccccgtttcttgactccacccccacgtcaaaccagtgccataaagagatccgcacagaacagtgcagcgcaaaagaaaaccggtatcgtgagcgcacgcttgactgaaacgcagaataaaatgagcgttgcaaatgatttagtaggtttgagcatgaaaaatatgtggcaaagataaaataggattacagctgtcattgatttttgtaattgattatatttttatttttgcactacgttattttattttgcaatttattatttttgcttgcaaaacttatttttttctgctcaatactttatttttcctttgcaattctttatttttgtttgcaaaacattttgtattgctcaattcttttttttgttttgcaaaactttatttttgtgcaaaactttaaggcattaatttgactccataaattactgtttaccatctgccgctggttctgtcgacaaggacagctcccgtaaactcatgaccggaaaagcggaagcggcgccggcgactgtgtcataataaaagtcccgctgctcgtgaggcgtgtgttgatcgatcgctccagctcctcgttcagctcccgcaacactctgcttcatactacaataatgttaataatcgcatccacgaacatgagttcttccagactccaatccctattcttttgcactgtCCGTTGAGATGTAGActacatgtcccaagtttccactctaaaactttacgtcatcaaactaggcctttgttttgaataggcttctagcgacctctagcggaaaaaaatatcacaaattgtacctttaaatgatgcttcaaaataggcagtttaaaaatctatggggtattttgagctgaaacttcacagacacattcaagggacaccttagacttatattacttgtaaaaactggttctagggtttaatttatatttttgttttattgtatttatccttttgtttgtaatttgcttattttttcttatttttaataacaaaaattagataaaataaaataactataatCGCAAAATAAAATTTCTCCTATTGTGAAATAAGAATTTGAACATATTGCCCCACCCCTAACACACGTGCGagcacacacacaaccacacacatacaaacgAGCGAACATTTATCAATAGCAGTTCACTTACATGATTTAGGACGATTGCTTTTATATCAGAGCTCACACGACCACTTTTTTATAGCGGACTCTAGTACAGTTCACCGGTGCGCACCTGAGTTCGGAAAACAACGTTCACATCATCCAAAAGAACCAAACTCTGATGTCAAACGAACCTAGGTATGCTCCAAATGTGctagtgtgaaagcacccttaaatCTAAAATGCTCAAAACGTTTTGCACGAGTCATAATtgcactggccacaattttcaGCTGTAGTTCAAAAAGTCTCATTGGCTGGCTTTAAGGTTGAAGCATTCGCTCAGATAATTCACCATACACAGTGGGATCAAACATCAAACCAAAGACATATGAATGCCATGTGTTCCCGAATATCCCcccaaaatattaaaacaatctAACTCCATTGCGCTGGGAATATACGGTCACATGGCAGCCATATGTTGAGGTTTTCCTCAATTTCCTATGTGAAATCAGACACGGTTGAAACTTACGGAAAGCATGCCGTTCGCTACACGGTGTTGAGAATCCAACCATTTTAAATGGCCAGGATTTCCCTTGCTCTTTTGAAATCAGGGATTGATGTTCTACGGAAACATGCTCTATCATTGACAACACAAAGCTCCCTCTCCAGTCCACCAGAACAGTTATGGAAATTGAGCAGCAAAAACTGGTGATTTAGCCATGTGTCatagtaataataatgcattttatttaatgccGCCTTTCAAAACACCCAAGGTCACCTTACAGATAAACAAgcaataacaatatatatatatatacacattgcATATCAACACAACTTAAAACACACATGCATCATAGAGACAGTAGAATAAGTAGTAAATCATAAAAAAGCCTGTGTAAAAAGGTAGGTCTTAAGATGGGATTTAAAAGTATGCAGACTGTCAAATATTTCGGATATCGAGAGGGAGAGCGTTTCATAGGCGAGGGTCAGCATGGCTAAAAGTTCTAGCTCCCATGGTAGTTAAGCGTATACGTGGTAAGACCAGAGAGATTGTGAGTGAGGATCTTAGAGTGCGTGAAGGGGTGTAAATATGAAGAAGATCAGTAAGATATGGAGGAGCGAGACTGTCAAGTGCCTTGAATGTGAGAAACAGGATTTTAAAGTCAATTCGATATTTCACTGGTAGCCAGTGAAGTCACTGGAGAGTTGGTGAAATGTGCATGGTAGAAGGGGTTCTAGTAAGAACACGATCCGCAGAGTTCTGAACCAACTGAAGTTTATAGAGAAGTTTGGAATAGAAGACCAGTAAGAAGAATGTTGAAGTAATCAATACGTGAAGTAACCGGTGCGTGGATGAGAATTGcagtattgttcattgaaagGGAGGGACGAAGACGATTAATATTACGCAGATTAAAGTATGCAGTACGTGTCACATTATTAATATGGGCTTCAAATGAAAGTGTGCCATCCAGAATAACACCCAAACTCTTAAATAAATGAGATGTTGATCGATATCCACAGAAATACAGTTAGATTTTGTCAAAGTGGATTTTGTCCCTACAAGTAGGACCTCGGTTTTATTACTATTAAGCTTAAGAAAGTTAGCCGAGAGCCAGCCTTTAATTTCAGCTAAACAACAGGACAAAGAAGGCTGATGTCACAGCCATGAACACTGGTGTTTTGCAAATTAATTTCGGTGCATCGCTAAAGTGCTGAAACACCAAATTTCAAGTTATCATATAGCTGAAAACTGAAATGaaaccaaaaataaagtttgagtGAATAACTTTGGATTACTGGGTAACTGAAGTCTTTATTGTAATGGTTGACATGTTTACTTTTTGTAGATTATCCGAATAGACACTTGTTGTGTTTAAGTAATGTCAAAGATTGTAGTAAGAAAGATTGCATTTACAAGTTGAAAGCCACCACAATGTAATAATTATGAGTGTTACCGGGGTTTTGTTTTTCTCTATCCTCTCCAAagtagaagtctaaaatgagaattttcaaagagaaatgtcagattGAGCTTGAGTTTGTAGCCCAGCCCtgtttgtttgaaccgcgagaggcaTCCGTTACCGGAAGCTAGTGATAACGGTTTAtaaagtttataaagttatttttcctacaaaaacccatcgcttcacttcagaaggcctttattaacccccagagccatatggattacttttaggttgaaaaaagtaaaaaaagtaaaaaaaaaaaagaaaaaagaaaagccaACATTCACTCCCACTATAAACCttagaagagccaggatattttttaatataactctgattgtgtttggctgaaagaataaagtcatatacacctaggatggcttgagggtgagtaaattatgggatcattttcattttcaggtgaactatccctttaaattcagAGGGTCAGTGAAAGGGTGAAACCGGATAACTGGATAAGGTTAAGTGGAGTGTATAGTATGACTCCTTTGTGACTAGTGGTTAAGATACTAATCCCACTGATGTGGCCTGGAGAGAATATCAGACCTTTTCTAACTAAACAGCTGTTAGAGAAATGAGAGCATACAGTAGGGTTTGGTGAGGAGTTAGCGTCTTACTTTGCTTCCAGAGCAAGAGCAATGATCCCTGCTGCCATCGGGGCCGATGCTGATGTTCCAGTGTGACTGTCTGTGCAGCGCTGCCTCAGATCTGTTGTGATCTAACAGgagagacaaaaaaaatactaattattCTTGTGTATTGTGTTAACATTTGTTTAAGTTGTGAATAAAGTTAACATGTACACTTTATGACACATGAAGTAACTATACTTGACTGCTCCTGCTACAATAAACAACATGGTCTACACTTCAAGTATGCAATATACAGCTTTGCTTATTACAAGTGTGTTCTAGgtttgatgcattttttttgcattttgttaattggatttagttttagttaactttaatgatattgtacatttttgtaTCACTTGCATTTCAAATCAAATCTGCTGCTCCAATGACAATGCACTTAACTTAAAAAATTCTGGTAAAGCTAATTTTTATCTGTCAAATGCATTTCAACATACTGCAGCACTTACTGACGATAAAATGTGCTATAAATGTGCCATTGTGCTACAATTAAAGTAAATTACCATCACTTTTAGGCATTTGTGATTCAGCAGCATGGACTGGATCTACTCAGTGTGTCGGCATCAGTTTGAAGTTTGTGAGATTTGTGTAATAAAAtctttgaaatatatttaagagTTTAGTTTGAGGCCATTTGGATCAACTAAATGAGATTCAAATTTCAGCTGTGGGACATCTGTGTGATggatttcagatttttttctgcTCTAAATATCAGGTTCACAAAAAATAGTGTTGACTTGTAAAACAACCAGCCATACTGTCTAATTGGGCGgtttttgtctatttattttgtttaagatAGATTAAATCAGAAGTCTTAAGATGATTTatgatattaattatattagGATGGGTTTAAAGGGCCCTCTCTGAAAACATAAGTGACTGATTATGGACAAGCATAATCTATTAAATGGACAAAGTTGAGAAAACTGAGATTCTGCGAATTAAAATATCAGCCGAATTACCTGAAACCTGCAGAAGACAACAAAGAGAAGTGCTAATATCTGTAACACTGGGCCTCAAAGTAAACATGTATTGCGAAAGGAGTTTGAAAGTCAATGTGGAATTTCACACGTCACTCTGAGACAAGCTGAGAGACAAGGAAGAACTGTCGGTCTGTAACTCTCAGAGGAGTGTGTAAAAGTGCGTGTGGGCTGTGTAAACCACAGCGGTTAACACCAGGATGCTCTCATGACACAGTGACCAACAAAGCAGATCAAACACACATGCATAGCCAAAGAAATACATGAAAATGCATTAGATGTACAGTCatagtcagaattattggcaggCAGCTTTAACAAATCAGAACATAGAAGCCTGTGAAAAGAAATCTGCATTGACCAAAAGTCTTTGTTGTCTTCACAACACAATTCTCCCTGGTTAGGATGCGGTTCAACTCTATTAAACTAGAaacatggtgactttaaaagcTAAATCCAGCAGCAGGTCTACTCAGTGCATAAGATCTAGTTGCAGTTTTACGCATTATATTAGTAACTTACGATTTTGCGGTCGTAATTTTCTCCACTACTGTAGGTGGTGGTGAGGGTTGAGGAACACTCTTCCAGATACCAGGGCTTGCGGCCACTCTCTGCAGTGCTGCTGATGGATATTGTGTAGATGCTGTTGGTATAGCCGTCACATGAACAGTGATCACGACTCCGACCACCATTTCCTGATGCCCAAACAAAGATTGAGCCCCGTCCCTTCCTGCCCTGTGAAACATAAGTGAACATATTTTGTGTAAATGTATAATAgatgatattttaaaaagactATTTACAGTAGACTTATTACATGAATATTCCCCAGGAGCAATCTGGGCTTTACACTCAAAGGGGAACAatggtgattaaaaaaaaaaaaaaaaaaaaatcagataatGGGATTTACAAACATCATCCAGGTGCATTTCGGTAATGAGAATTCATCTAATttccaaacaaataaataaatctacaaagaaagaaagaattttttttaatgaactggTGGCCCTACTAAATACACTTCAAAAGCAAGAACTATTAGCATCAGGACGATAAAATCTTCAGGCATTAATATCCTCCAGCCCTGTCTGATGAGAGGATGTCTATAAGTCTCACATACCTGAAACATGCCTAAACCACTCCAAACACACCTTTGGCACAGGAGACATGCCAATTACTGACTGCGACTCATGACTCAGGGAAGATAAACTAAAATCACGTTCTAAAGTTCATTGCCATAGCAGGTGGTAGGGTGTGAGAAGGAAAGGAAAACACCCTAGGTGGGCCAGACTGCTGAAGAGACGTGACTGATGACCTGAAAATTACACTTCCTGATTTATGAACTCCACATCAAATGGAAAAGGACATTTTTACTTGCAGGAAAACACTTTTCACATGAACTTGAAAAATACAAGTGAACTTTATGTACATGCAGAGATTGTTTTTACCAGTCTGATGCCGTTTTCAAATGCCTGTCTGGCGAGGGAAGCGGGCCCATCCACGGTTTTGCCATCATCATCTGGTCCCCAGCTGGCACTGTAAATATCTATGTGTTGAGGGTGTAGACTCAGTGATTTGGCCTCTACCATGTCTGTCACATCTCCGTCCAACATGCGGACACCTGCAGGACAAGCcgaaaaaaaatcttatacaAACTGAAGATCATTAATACTTTTTCTCAGAAATGAGAGTTAAATtgctcaaaagtgacagttcttttgaactttctattcattaaagcagcatgaaaaaaaaaaaaaagtatcataaaattaatatatatcagTATATTATAAGAAGTAATGGaacttgagcaccaaatcagcatattagaatgatttctgaaggatcacgtgactgACCGGCATAATGGCTGGTGAAATTccacagaaataaataattttaaattgtaatatttcacaatattatcatttttataGATTCAAGAGAAGTTATAAGATAAATATAAGagaattcatttaatttaacattttagtcACTGCATAGTGGTTCAACAAATCACAAAACGCAGGGTTCAGATCAgcaagaaaacaaataaataattaggtgaacataaacagttgagagAGAGTATATCAGACGTatatcagtgtattgaatcggtgtgttagagaaatgcttaatgcattacagtataactaaattagattttagttgactaaatcTACTAAATCTAAATTAgatttagtcaactaaaatcttatgatatttagtcgactaaaactagactaaaactaaaacaatttccgactaaaatatgactaaactaaatggcattttagtcaaaagactatgactaaaacaaAATTTGCTGCCAAAATTAACACTGTTTTTATCTTAGAGATATTGTGTCCCATGCTATCCTTTTCACTTGCAGAAAAGttaataaatttatttgtttttattctgcAGCTAAAATTTTAACTAGGACAAACACAAGAGATCATATTACTTGCATTTTTCAGTTAAATTCAGAGTTGATTTTAAAGTTGGGGTTACTGCTCACATACATAGTACTTCACAGACTGGCTCTCAGCTTTTAACTCCATATATTCCTGAACAAAGTCTCAGCATGGTATTTTGGTTGTCCATCAAACACAGTTATGTTCCATGGGTGACAGAGCTTTTTCTATAGTTGCTTACAGTTAAAATCAGGAAGCACAGTCTCTTGGaatttttaatatacatttaaaaacatttttttaagtttgcgttcacacttgtagttcggttcgtttggttcatttggtccagaccaaagaagaaaaaaaaacatttagtcctggtccggttagcgttcagattggcaattttatcaccgaaccaaaagataccgcaCCTAAAGGCACAGGGATAcgttcacaacgtgattggtcggatt encodes:
- the pcsk5b gene encoding proprotein convertase subtilisin/kexin type 5b isoform X4, whose translation is MVLNSLPCVLVSLCLVFFSSSPCKARIYTNHWAVRIAGGPEQAEHIANKYGYRNLGQIGDLKDYYHFFHSRTIKRSTLFSRGTHSFISMEPKVEWVQQQVVKRRIKRDYKPSYPGPVQSSMVQSNSIYFNDAKWSSMWYIHCNDNIHNCQSDMNIVGAWKRGYTGKDVVVTILDDGIERNHPDLIQNYDNEASYDVNGNDMDPMPRYDASNENKHGTRCAGEVAASANNSHCTVGIAYNAKIGGVRMLDGDVTDMVEAKSLSLHPQHIDIYSASWGPDDDGKTVDGPASLARQAFENGIRLGRKGRGSIFVWASGNGGRSRDHCSCDGYTNSIYTISISSTAESGRKPWYLEECSSTLTTTYSSGENYDRKIITTDLRQRCTDSHTGTSASAPMAAGIIALALEANPFLTWRDVQHIIVKTSRAGHLSAPDWKTNAAGYNVSHLYGFGLMDAEAMVKEAERWKQVPSQHICVENADKQIRTIRPEHVVRSVYKATGCTDNANHHVIYLEHVVVRITITHPRRGDLSINLTSPSGTKSQLLANRLFDHSMEGFKNWEFMTTHCWGEKAAGDWILEIYDSPSQLRSQKAPEACVL